A region from the Pempheris klunzingeri isolate RE-2024b chromosome 17, fPemKlu1.hap1, whole genome shotgun sequence genome encodes:
- the hoatz gene encoding cilia- and flagella-associated protein HOATZ, whose protein sequence is MSVEAEPEQEFDQVYTVFDGSSPEDVSHARQLWSSLSLLPPLESRLVSADIRQRLPVSRPQRRSSTAAPPGPSTYFAPSVAALRQRQEERRRYVAMADQRREILALLRRQRERRLQKELLSAASKPKVKLGREKLSKPQEPPDCEMDEELVQQLQ, encoded by the coding sequence ATGTCTGTGGAGGCTGAGCCTGAGCAGGAGTTTGATCAAGTCTACACCGTGTTTGACGGCTCTTCCCCGGAGGATGTGTCCCACGCCAGGCAGCTGTGGAGCTCTCTGTCCCTCCTGCCGCCGCTGGAGTCCCGGCTGGTGTCTGCAGACATCCGCCAGAGGCTGCCCGTGTCCCGGCCGCAGCGCCGCAGCAGCACCGCTGCTCCTCCCGGACCGTCCACATACTTCGCCCCCAGTGTGGCCGCTCTCCggcagagacaggaggagaggcgGCGGTATGTGGCCATGGCCGACCAGAGGAGGGAGATCCTGGCCCtgctgaggaggcagagggagcgGAGGCTCCAGAAGGAGCTGCTCTCTGCGGCCTCCAAACCGAAGGTGAAGCTCGGCAGAGAGAAACTGTCGAAGCCACAAGAACCTCCAGACTGTGAGATGGACGAGGAGCTGGTCCAGCAGCTGCAGTAG